The following DNA comes from Serpentinimonas raichei.
AACATGAGCAATATGCGGCATTGGGATGCGCCCGTGCGGCGCTACATCGACGACTGCCTGCAAGGCCGCGAAGGCCCGCGCGGCAAGGATTTCAACATGCGCTGGGTTGCGTCCATGGTGGCCGACGTGCACCGCATCCTTTCGCGCGGCGGCGTGTTTCTGTATCCATGGGACAAGCGCGAACCGCACAAGCCTGGCAAACTGCGCCTGCTCTACGAAGCCAACCCCATGGGCTGGATCGTCGAGCAAGCCGGCGGTGCCGCCAGCACCGGGCAGCAGCGCATCCTCGATGTGCAGCCGCACACCCTGCACCAGCGCGTGAGCGTGATCTTGGGCTCGCGCAACGAGGTCGAGCACATCGTGCGCTGCCACCAAGCATTCGCAGCGACTGCAACCCCTGCTTCGCCGAGCTCAGTTATTTCATAAAATCCCGGCCAAGGGCTTGCGCCTGTCTTGCCCCAGCAGCCATTCAATCGGAACGCCCCATGCCATTCTTTGCCCGCCCGCACTACCGCTCCGACACCACCCAATTTCTGGACTCGCTCAAAAGCCGCCAGCCCGAGCTGGAGGCTCTGCAGCGCCAAGGCCGTGCCTTGCTGTGGGACAAGCCGGTGGACCGCCCATTCTGGCATCAGGTCCAGGCTGCGAAAGTGGCCCAAAAGCCCTACGTGTATCAAACCGAGCCGACGCTGCGCTGAGTCTGCAGTCGCCGCCGCAGCCCTGCCCATCGGCCCTGCCGGGTCTGCGCACGCATGAACCCTTCGCCCAGTGGAGCGACTGCGCTGGCGCGGCTGTACGGCGAGCCGCTGTTTGAGCTACCGCCCGATCTCTACATCCCCCCCGAGGCGCTGGCGGTGTTCCTCGAGGCCTTCGAAGGGCCGCTGGATTTGCTGCTGTACCTGATTCGCAAGCAGCACTTCAACATCCTCGACATCCCGATGGCGCAGGTCACGCGCCAATACCTGAGCTACGTGGAGCAGGTGCGCGCGCACAATTTCGAACTGGCGGGCGACTACCTGCTCATGGCGGCGCTGCTGATCGAGATCAAATCGCGGCTGCTGCTGCCGCCCCAACGCAGCAGCCCCGAGGCCGAAGCCCAAGACCCACGCGCCGAACTGGTGCGCCGCTTGCTCGAATACGAGCAGATCAAACAGGCGGCGCAAAAAATCGATCAACTGCCGCAGCTCGGGCGCGACTTTTGGCTGGCGCAGGCCACCGCGCCTGTGGTTGGGCCACCGGCGCTGCCCTCCATCAGCCCCAGCGAGCTGGCGCAGGCGTGGAGCCGGCTGCTGCAACGCGCCCACTTGGTGCAACACCACCGCATCGATGGCCCGCGGCTGAGCGTGCGCGCCTTCATGAGCCAGATGCTGCGCCAGTTGCAGCGGCGCCGCTTCGCCGAATTTGGCGAGCTGCTCCAACCCGAGCACGGTTTGGCGGCGCTGATCGTGAGCTTCATCGCCCTGCTCGAACTGGCGCGCGAAGGGTTGATCGAGCTCACCCAGGCCAGCGCCTATGCGCCGATTTATGTGCGCCTAGGGCCCGCCACCGGGCTTGAAGCGCCCGATAATTCGGCCCACACACCATGAGCCAGACCCAACCCCCCACCTGCGCACCGACGCGTGCTTTTGATGTGCTGATCGTCGGCAGCGGCTTGGCTGGCTTGGCCACCGCGCTGCAGCTGCCCAGCCACCTGCGCATCGCCATCCTCACCAAGCGCACCATCGAGGACGGCTCCAGCGGCTGGGCCCAAGGCGGCATCGCCGCCGTGCAGGCCGACGACGACAGCTTCCAGGCCCACATCGACGACACCTTGGTCGCCGGAGCCGGTCTGTGCGACCCTGCCGCCACCCGCTACACGGTTGAAAACGCCCCCGCCGCCATCGCCTGGCTGCGCCAGATGGGCACCCGCTTCACCCTGCACGAGGGCGAGCTGCACCTGACGCGCGAAGGCGGCCACAGCCACCGGCGCATCGTGCACGCCGCCGATGCCACCGGCGCCGCCGTGCAGCAAACGCTGATCGAGCGCGTGCGCGCCGCCCCCAATGTCCAGGTGTTCGAGACCCACAACCTGGTCGATCTGATCCTGAGCGACCGCCACGCCCTGGCCCCGACCTGGCCCAGCCGGCGCTGCCTCGGGGCCTACGCCTTCGATGAGAGCGCCGACGAGGTGCAAGCCTTCGTGGCCCCGCACACCGTGCTGTGCACCGGTGGCGCGGGCAAGGTTTATCTCTACACCTCCAACCCCGACACCGCCACCGGCGACGGCATCGCCGCCGCTTGGCGCGCCGGCTGCCGCGTGGCCAACATGGAGTTCATCCAGTTCCACCCCACCTGCCTGTATCACCCCAAGGCCAAGAGCTTCCTCATTAGCGAGGCGGTGCGCGGCGAAGGCGGTCGCCTGCTGCTACCGGCCGCACTCGGCTCGCGCCGCTTCATGCCCGAGCACGACCCGCGCGCCGAACTGGCGCCGCGCGACGTGGTGGCGCGCGCCATCGATTTCGAGATGAAAAAACACGGCCTGGACTGCGTCTATCTCGACATCTCGCACCAAAGCCCGGCCTTTTTGCAAGAGCACTTTCCCACCATCCTGGCGCGCTGCGCCGAGCTGGGCATCGACATCACGCGCGAACCCATCCCGGTGGTGCCGGCGGCGCACTACACCTGCGGCGGCGTGCTCACCGACCTGCGCGCCCGCACCGACCTGAGCGGCCTGTACGTGGTCGGCGAAGCCAGTTGCACTGGCCTGCACGGGGCCAACCGGCTGGCCAGCAACTCGCTGCTGGAGTGCGTGGTGTTCGCGCGCGCCGCCGTGGCCGACATCGTGGCCCAAACGCCGTCGGCGCTGGCACCGGTGCGCCCGTGGGACACCAGCCGCGTCAGCGACGCCGACGAGCAGGTGGTGATCGCCCACAACTGGGACGAACTGCGCCGCTTCATGTGGGACTACGTCGGCATCGTGCGCACCGACAAGCGGCTCGAGCGCGCCGCGCACCGCATCGCGCTGTTGCGCGCCGAAATCCAGGAGTTTTACCGCAGCTTTCACCTCACGCGCGACCTGCTGGAGCTGCGCAACCTGGTCGAGGTGGCCGATTTGATTGTGCGCAGCGCGCAAGCGCGCCACGAAAGCCGCGGCCTTCACTACAGCCTAGACCACCCGCACTCCCTGGCCGAAGCGCGCCCGACGGTGCTGGACCCGGCAGCGCGCTCGCGCGCTTAAAGCCCGCCCCACCCTGCTCAGAGCGCCTGCGTAGGCACGTGGTGGCGCAGCGCGGTCTGGCGGTTCTGCGCATCCACAAACACCAGTTGCGGCTCGTGGCGCGCCACCTGGTCTTCGTGCACTTGGGCGTAGGCGGCGATGATCACCAAATCGCCCACCGCCGCCCGGCGCGCCGCCGAGCCGTTGAGCGAGATCATGCCGCTGCCGCGCTCGCCCTTGATGGCGTAGGTGACGAAGCGCTCGCCGTTGTTCACGTTCCAAATGTGGATCTGCTCGTTCTCGCACAAGTTGGCGGCTTCGAGCAGGTTTTCGTCGATGGCGCACGAGCCCTCGTAGTGCAGCTCGCAGTGGGTGACGGCGGCGCGGTGAATTTTTGATTTG
Coding sequences within:
- a CDS encoding DUF3460 family protein → MPFFARPHYRSDTTQFLDSLKSRQPELEALQRQGRALLWDKPVDRPFWHQVQAAKVAQKPYVYQTEPTLR
- a CDS encoding segregation and condensation protein A, whose product is MNPSPSGATALARLYGEPLFELPPDLYIPPEALAVFLEAFEGPLDLLLYLIRKQHFNILDIPMAQVTRQYLSYVEQVRAHNFELAGDYLLMAALLIEIKSRLLLPPQRSSPEAEAQDPRAELVRRLLEYEQIKQAAQKIDQLPQLGRDFWLAQATAPVVGPPALPSISPSELAQAWSRLLQRAHLVQHHRIDGPRLSVRAFMSQMLRQLQRRRFAEFGELLQPEHGLAALIVSFIALLELAREGLIELTQASAYAPIYVRLGPATGLEAPDNSAHTP
- the nadB gene encoding L-aspartate oxidase, encoding MSQTQPPTCAPTRAFDVLIVGSGLAGLATALQLPSHLRIAILTKRTIEDGSSGWAQGGIAAVQADDDSFQAHIDDTLVAGAGLCDPAATRYTVENAPAAIAWLRQMGTRFTLHEGELHLTREGGHSHRRIVHAADATGAAVQQTLIERVRAAPNVQVFETHNLVDLILSDRHALAPTWPSRRCLGAYAFDESADEVQAFVAPHTVLCTGGAGKVYLYTSNPDTATGDGIAAAWRAGCRVANMEFIQFHPTCLYHPKAKSFLISEAVRGEGGRLLLPAALGSRRFMPEHDPRAELAPRDVVARAIDFEMKKHGLDCVYLDISHQSPAFLQEHFPTILARCAELGIDITREPIPVVPAAHYTCGGVLTDLRARTDLSGLYVVGEASCTGLHGANRLASNSLLECVVFARAAVADIVAQTPSALAPVRPWDTSRVSDADEQVVIAHNWDELRRFMWDYVGIVRTDKRLERAAHRIALLRAEIQEFYRSFHLTRDLLELRNLVEVADLIVRSAQARHESRGLHYSLDHPHSLAEARPTVLDPAARSRA
- the panD gene encoding aspartate 1-decarboxylase codes for the protein MFRTLLKSKIHRAAVTHCELHYEGSCAIDENLLEAANLCENEQIHIWNVNNGERFVTYAIKGERGSGMISLNGSAARRAAVGDLVIIAAYAQVHEDQVARHEPQLVFVDAQNRQTALRHHVPTQAL